The Aeromicrobium yanjiei DNA segment GATGAAGACCGCCAGGACGGTCAGGAAGAACTCGGCGCCCCGTCTCTTGCGGGGGACCCAGACGGGAGTCGTCATCGCGTCCACACCACGTTGGCCGCGGTCGGCGTCCTGCTCGACGTGGAGGGCTTGGGGGTGCGTGTGGTCTTGCGGGTCGGCGTGGGCGTCGGGGTCGGTGCGATCACGTCCAGCTCGGCGACGGTCTGCTTGGCGTCGTCCTTGCTCGAGGCCTCCACGCCGTCCTCGATCTCGCGTCGCTGGAAGTCGCTCAGGGACGACAGCTCGATGTCGGTCAGCTCATCGACGTGGGACAAGGTGACGCCCGGGATGTCGATCTGGACGCCGCGGTAGATCGCGACCCGACCGTCCTTGGCCGCGACGTAGTACTGGTCCTGCGACCACTGGTAGGCGTAGGTGCCCGCGGCCGCGAGGACCGCCGCGACAGCCAGGAGGCCCGCCGTCCAGCGCAGCCAGCGGCGGCGCGCGGGGGGCTGCGGGGCGTACCGGAGCTCTTCGGGGTCGAACGCCGTGGCCGTGTCGGTGCTGCTCGAGCCCGATCCCGTGCGCGGGCGGGACTGGCTGGCTGCGGCGCCGACGAGCTGGGGCTGCCCGTCCGACGAGGACAGGTGCTCGTCGGGATCGGTGCCCGCCTCGACGAACTCGGCGATCACCACGGTCACGTTGTCGACGCCACCGGCCTCCAGCGCGAGTCGTACGAGCTCGGTCGCGGCCATGTCGATCGTCTCGGCGCTGAGGGCGCGCCGGATGACGTCGTCCTCGACCATGTCGGTCAGGCCGTCGCTGCACAGCAGATAGCGATCGCCGGCCATCGGCTGGATCCAGCTGAGGTCGGCCTCGCCCTCGTCGCGGCCGAGGAGCGCGCGCAGCAGCAAGGAGCGGTGAGGGTGCACGCGCGCCTCGGCGCGGGAGATCTTGCCCTCCTCGACCAGGCTCTGCACGAACGTGTGGTCGGTGCTGATCTGGGTGAGGGTGCCGCCGCGCAGGCGGTACGCGCGCGAGTCGCCGAGGTGGGCGACGGCCAGCTTCTCGCCGTCCCAGAGCATGACCTCGAGAGTCGTGCCCATGCCTTCCACCGCGGGATCCTCGCGGATCAGCTCACCGAGGCGGATGTTGGCGAGCTCGACCGCGCGGGCGACCGCGTCGAGGGCGCTGCCGTCGATGTCACGGTCGAGCTGACGGATGATGTGCATCGCCTCGGACGAGGCGAGGTCACCCGCGGCGGCCCCGCCCATGCCGTCGGCGATGGCCAGCAGGCGATCGCTCGCGTAGCCGGAGTCCTGGTTGGTCGAGCGGCGCAGACCGGTGTCGGTGAGCGCGACGTATCGATAGGTCAGGGCTGTCATGGCCTACTTCTGCAGCTCGACGATGGTCTTGCCCAGCCGGACCTGGATGCCCAGGCCGATCGGGATGGGTGTCGTGATGCGCTGGCTGCCGAGGTACGTGCCGTTGGTCGACCCGAGGTCCTCGACGAACCACTGCTCGCCGTTGGTCGCGAAGCGCGCGTGCCGCGTCGAGACGTAGTCGTCGTCGAGGCGGATCGCCGCGTCGGTGCCGCGTCCCAGCAGGATCGGCTTGTCGCCCAGCGGGACGCTCTGCCCGGTGTTGGGCCCGGAGACGACCTGCAGCTTGGTCGGCACGCCGCGGGGGGTCTTGCGAGGCTTGGTCGCCGGGGCCTTCTGCTTGGCGGGGCGCGGCGTCGAGGGGGCCTTGGTGCCGAAGATGTCCGAGCGGATGACCGAGACGGCGGACAGGACGAAGAGCCACAGCACGGCCAGGAAGCCGAGCTTGATCAACGTCAGGGTGAGCTCGGACATCAGGCGGCCTCGTTCATCCGGATGACGAGGACGGTGTTGCCGAGCCGGATCTCCGAGCCGTCCCCGACGACCCCCGTGGAGACCTTGTGGCCGTTGAGGATGACGCCGTTGGTCGAGTTGAGGTCGACGATGGTCACGGTGGTCTCGCTCCCGCTCTGGTGGATCTTGATCTCCGCGTGGCGGCGCGAGATGCCGGGGTCGTCGATCTTGAGGTCGGCCTCGTTGCCGCGCCCGATCACCACGCCAGGTGGCTGGAGCGGGTGCTTCATGCCGTTGACCTCGATCACGACGTTGGACGAGCGCACCGCGGTCTCGGTCATCCGCTGTCCGACCACGGGGGTGACGGATGCGGTGGTGCGGCTGCGGACGC contains these protein-coding regions:
- a CDS encoding FhaA domain-containing protein; its protein translation is MAGVLQRFEQRLEGAVTGAFARAFRSAVQPVEIAAALQREVDNSAHILSRERMLVPNDFTVELSPSDYERLNPFSSTLADELSTLVKEHVVEQRYTLTGPLAISFKKTGELSTGRFRVRSRTTASVTPVVGQRMTETAVRSSNVVIEVNGMKHPLQPPGVVIGRGNEADLKIDDPGISRRHAEIKIHQSGSETTVTIVDLNSTNGVILNGHKVSTGVVGDGSEIRLGNTVLVIRMNEAA
- a CDS encoding FHA domain-containing protein FhaB/FipA, yielding MSELTLTLIKLGFLAVLWLFVLSAVSVIRSDIFGTKAPSTPRPAKQKAPATKPRKTPRGVPTKLQVVSGPNTGQSVPLGDKPILLGRGTDAAIRLDDDYVSTRHARFATNGEQWFVEDLGSTNGTYLGSQRITTPIPIGLGIQVRLGKTIVELQK
- a CDS encoding PP2C family protein-serine/threonine phosphatase encodes the protein MTALTYRYVALTDTGLRRSTNQDSGYASDRLLAIADGMGGAAAGDLASSEAMHIIRQLDRDIDGSALDAVARAVELANIRLGELIREDPAVEGMGTTLEVMLWDGEKLAVAHLGDSRAYRLRGGTLTQISTDHTFVQSLVEEGKISRAEARVHPHRSLLLRALLGRDEGEADLSWIQPMAGDRYLLCSDGLTDMVEDDVIRRALSAETIDMAATELVRLALEAGGVDNVTVVIAEFVEAGTDPDEHLSSSDGQPQLVGAAASQSRPRTGSGSSSTDTATAFDPEELRYAPQPPARRRWLRWTAGLLAVAAVLAAAGTYAYQWSQDQYYVAAKDGRVAIYRGVQIDIPGVTLSHVDELTDIELSSLSDFQRREIEDGVEASSKDDAKQTVAELDVIAPTPTPTPTRKTTRTPKPSTSSRTPTAANVVWTR